AGCCATTCTCTCCCAACGCGCTATGCCAGGTGTTCAGCCGTATTTACATTGCAGCAGGCATAAGAGGCGCAACAAGCCACAGTGGCCGTAGAACATTCATTACGAAACTCGCAAGCAAGGGTGTCAGTGTAAAAGTACTTATGGAACTCGCAGGTCATAAGCACTTAAGTACGACACAGCGATATATTGAAGTGAATGACCAAATGCTGAAAGAGGCGGTTGAGCTGGTGTAGGTGTGAGAATTTCACTTATCAGACACTTATCAGCGACCGTTTCACTCTCGCGGCGAGTGGCGCGGTCCAACTGCATGCGCTTGTTGTGTGTATTTCTACATTCTTTTCTTTAAATATTCGAAGATGCCTTTGACTTCTTCACCGTCAAACGACGTTGGATCAAAATACTGTATGTAACCGATCAGCTCTTTTAGAGATAATACTTTTACATGTTTGAATTCTTCTTTAGGCTTTTCGTTGATCATAACGATAATATTTCTGATTGGTATTTTTCTGGCGCCCCAATGATGGCGTTCAAGCTTGATATCGTTAAGTTGTGAATCACTATTCAGCAATACAAATAGTGCGAAGCTAGTTCTTAATATTTGCTTGACTGGTGATCTAAGATCAAGATTTTCTACTGAGGTTTTACTCCAATTTTTCGTTTCAAGAAGAAACACCCCTGACTGACAAACTAGTAGATGATCAATTTGAATACTGAATATTCTGTCATTTTCCTTCTTGTTATATATGGGAGGATCAAACCTTATTGAAAAATCGTTTATTAGATAGTAATCATCTGATAGTTGATGAAGAGCATTCACAACGGAAGTTTCTCCAATTGCTCCAGCAACTAATGTGTAAAGCCCATCAACAACCTCCTTTGTATAAGTCAGATCATCAAGAGATTTCTTGCAACGCTCTGAAATTAGCTTTTTCTTATTCTCTAGGCAACCCTCGATTTCATTCTCTAGTCTAGCTACCGTATTTTCCGCATTATT
This is a stretch of genomic DNA from candidate division KSB1 bacterium. It encodes these proteins:
- a CDS encoding site-specific integrase, yielding PFSPNALCQVFSRIYIAAGIRGATSHSGRRTFITKLASKGVSVKVLMELAGHKHLSTTQRYIEVNDQMLKEAVELV
- a CDS encoding NERD domain-containing protein codes for the protein MTIIEGQIEPLKKLKESLSGSGITRFNSIGEIRRFLRDFESEKKQLPSHIESVLEAEIQDMQSTLISHQQIYDELKTSIRNEIEQQIHKLEAEIKLASDRNDRSIFYRAFYFLKITFLSRRTSSLVNNLESILKKKTNNAENTVARLENEIEGCLENKKKLISERCKKSLDDLTYTKEVVDGLYTLVAGAIGETSVVNALHQLSDDYYLINDFSIRFDPPIYNKKENDRIFSIQIDHLLVCQSGVFLLETKNWSKTSVENLDLRSPVKQILRTSFALFVLLNSDSQLNDIKLERHHWGARKIPIRNIIVMINEKPKEEFKHVKVLSLKELIGYIQYFDPTSFDGEEVKGIFEYLKKRM